One window of the Pedobacter ginsengisoli genome contains the following:
- a CDS encoding response regulator, translating to MKKIVICDDHILFSSGLTELLKKSANEYDIISFKDSESCKSHLQKHDADIFICDLNIDNIDGFVLIYELKKDLNNTKIIILTAYYEDFLIQKAEKAGINAFLKKETEAKELIEVIEMPVNAPFYTNKAVKRFNNLFQEIDVTVAGKFKLSAQEKHIIRLIIAGKSSKEIAGELFISKTTVDTHRRNIHRKLEIGNSASLIKFANENNLFS from the coding sequence GTGAAAAAGATTGTTATATGTGATGATCATATTCTGTTTTCGAGTGGATTAACTGAGTTGTTAAAAAAATCTGCAAATGAATATGATATTATAAGCTTTAAGGATTCAGAATCCTGTAAAAGTCATTTACAAAAACATGATGCAGATATTTTCATATGCGACCTTAACATCGATAATATAGATGGATTTGTGTTAATCTATGAGCTTAAAAAGGATCTGAACAATACAAAGATCATAATTCTAACTGCGTATTATGAAGATTTCCTGATACAGAAAGCTGAAAAAGCAGGCATTAATGCTTTTTTAAAAAAGGAAACTGAGGCCAAAGAACTTATTGAAGTAATAGAAATGCCAGTAAATGCACCGTTCTATACTAACAAAGCAGTTAAAAGATTCAACAATTTATTTCAGGAAATAGATGTAACTGTTGCCGGTAAATTTAAGCTTTCTGCCCAGGAAAAGCACATTATCAGGTTAATTATTGCAGGAAAAAGCAGTAAAGAAATTGCCGGTGAATTATTTATCAGTAAAACTACTGTAGACACCCACCGACGAAACATACACAGGAAACTGGAGATTGGCAATAGTGCTTCTTTGATTAAGTTTGCAAATGAAAATAACTTGTTTTCTTAG
- a CDS encoding 7TM diverse intracellular signaling domain-containing protein — protein sequence MKITCFLSLLFVTASTFALGQGKLEIDSKYVIDSSSTCNIKTIKSKSFKSFVANQEIDIGYNKNASVWCYFKIRNTGPVVITNSWLCFDNYHLDSLVIYEGEKVLKILGDRTSYRSAFLHTLAFPISLDRGKERIFYVKIKKQISKLDFSYHLADSNELSEKSNLMISVVSFFIGIVFLLILFNTILLLISKKKLFLFYILYSILSIIYILISTNYAKQLLFPEFLYYSEGRIYSSCFWIMALTSFLSHYLNLRKFEPVKYRIILGVYSLNLCLIVVTIIQLYLGKYDGLKLPMLLGYLNFLIGLVVILWSTILHLRINRPIAIYILLSFLPQMVWGTCVILNFFGLIPVSINTDWLVYISLYETLFFGYILTKNYIDTFQTNNKLVKEITIEKERSLQAITQVQIRERRSIANIIHDNFGSKLAYILQMIQLKNIALAEKNIKVLASDIREISHQILPKSLDEGALISSLNSQVVSLNTGLIGAKIDLFTYDFPEKIENVWIYDLYLIALEIINNALKHGNASSVILELYGYPDVYVFQFSDNGKGFDLNHISKGFGLENIEKRIKYYKGEFEINSRPGEGTVIQITIPHM from the coding sequence ATGAAAATAACTTGTTTTCTTAGTTTACTATTTGTTACTGCCAGTACATTTGCCCTTGGTCAGGGTAAATTAGAAATAGATTCGAAGTATGTTATCGACAGTTCTTCTACCTGCAACATAAAAACGATTAAATCAAAAAGCTTTAAATCATTTGTTGCCAATCAGGAAATTGATATCGGTTATAACAAAAATGCATCGGTTTGGTGCTATTTTAAAATAAGAAATACGGGCCCTGTTGTAATTACAAATAGTTGGTTATGCTTTGATAATTACCATTTAGACAGCCTGGTAATTTATGAAGGGGAAAAAGTATTGAAAATATTGGGCGACCGGACCTCTTATAGGAGTGCCTTCCTGCACACGCTTGCATTCCCTATCAGTTTAGACCGCGGTAAGGAAAGAATATTCTACGTAAAGATAAAAAAGCAAATTTCGAAACTGGATTTCTCTTATCATCTTGCCGACAGTAATGAGCTGTCCGAAAAATCAAATTTAATGATCTCTGTAGTTTCATTCTTTATCGGCATTGTTTTTTTACTTATTCTTTTCAATACGATCTTGCTGCTTATCTCAAAGAAAAAGCTGTTCCTGTTTTATATCCTTTATTCAATTTTAAGCATAATCTATATTTTAATTTCTACCAATTACGCAAAACAACTCCTGTTTCCAGAGTTTCTATATTATAGCGAAGGCAGAATCTACTCATCCTGCTTTTGGATTATGGCATTAACTTCCTTTCTTTCGCATTACTTAAACCTTAGAAAGTTTGAGCCTGTAAAATACCGGATTATTCTAGGGGTGTATTCATTAAATCTTTGTTTAATTGTGGTTACTATAATACAACTATACCTGGGTAAGTATGATGGCTTAAAGCTCCCAATGTTGCTCGGCTATTTGAATTTCCTGATTGGGTTAGTTGTCATATTGTGGAGTACAATATTGCATTTAAGGATAAACAGACCTATTGCCATCTATATTCTCCTTTCCTTTTTACCACAAATGGTGTGGGGTACTTGTGTTATCTTAAATTTCTTCGGACTGATACCAGTTAGCATTAACACCGACTGGCTGGTATATATCTCATTATATGAGACCCTGTTTTTTGGTTATATATTAACCAAAAACTATATAGATACTTTTCAGACAAACAATAAACTTGTTAAAGAGATTACGATTGAAAAAGAGAGATCTCTGCAGGCAATTACTCAGGTACAGATCAGAGAACGAAGGTCTATTGCAAATATCATTCATGATAACTTTGGAAGTAAGCTTGCTTATATTCTTCAAATGATACAGCTAAAGAACATAGCATTGGCGGAGAAAAACATTAAAGTATTGGCAAGTGATATCAGAGAAATATCCCACCAGATCTTACCTAAATCTTTAGATGAAGGCGCCTTGATTTCGAGTTTAAACAGCCAGGTTGTTAGCTTAAATACGGGTCTTATTGGTGCAAAAATTGATTTATTTACTTATGATTTTCCTGAGAAAATAGAAAATGTCTGGATCTATGATCTTTACCTGATTGCTTTAGAGATTATAAATAATGCATTGAAACACGGAAATGCCAGTTCGGTTATTTTAGAACTTTATGGATACCCCGACGTCTATGTTTTTCAGTTTAGTGATAATGGTAAAGGGTTTGATTTAAATCATATATCTAAAGGATTTGGACTGGAGAACATAGAAAAAAGAATAAAATATTATAAGGGTGAATTTGAGATTAACAGCAGACCTGGAGAGGGCACTGTAATTCAGATTACAATTCCACATATGTAA
- a CDS encoding RagB/SusD family nutrient uptake outer membrane protein gives MKTIKNIILVACILLTCSCKKFLEEKPTYFLTPESDLSSEKVARGFANAGYQNLQGLLAGQPSSYGGNTWNLMEFVTGKANSDLGQTGFINFSNLSYNATSFYFDTWWRQLYLGVGACNLALEKIPAINAPGLTDEEKTNMLAEVRTLRALYYFYLVRMYGAVPKVTETPKDLNLNFPRTAAKEIYDSIIIPDLLEAEKSTLAWKDATGLVSMGAVKSILADVYLTYAGAAINGGNQFYAESAKRSLDVIEKGGYTLFPEYTDMIKPANKNTGEFIFQVQYAASVPSNNPLTPLTIPNFSNISKYSDEYGSVYPTPQFIQSFPAGDKRVAERQFFYRSYPNIKTGATVTFRQAYIYKWFDTDAVLNTVKSDLNFTIYRLADVELMYAEASNRADGGPNSKAIGYVNAIRARAKLAPIGSLPQAAFEQEVWLQRNFELCFENKMWFDMVRTRKVHNDVTGNWDNFVGHKTTFGATFAEKQLLFPVPQQEINVNPNLLPNNTGF, from the coding sequence ATGAAAACGATAAAAAATATAATATTGGTAGCATGTATACTGCTTACATGCTCGTGCAAAAAGTTTCTGGAAGAAAAACCGACGTATTTTCTTACACCTGAATCAGATTTATCTAGCGAAAAGGTAGCCCGGGGGTTTGCAAATGCAGGTTATCAAAATTTACAGGGATTGTTGGCTGGCCAACCGTCGTCTTATGGGGGCAATACATGGAACCTGATGGAGTTTGTGACTGGCAAAGCAAATAGTGATCTGGGACAAACCGGCTTCATTAATTTTTCCAATCTGTCTTACAATGCAACCTCATTTTATTTTGATACCTGGTGGAGACAACTTTACCTTGGTGTTGGTGCTTGTAATCTGGCGCTTGAAAAAATACCAGCCATTAATGCTCCTGGTTTAACTGATGAAGAGAAAACTAATATGCTGGCCGAAGTACGTACACTAAGGGCATTGTACTATTTTTACCTGGTACGCATGTATGGTGCTGTTCCAAAAGTAACGGAAACACCCAAAGACCTTAACCTGAATTTCCCGCGTACAGCAGCAAAGGAGATATACGACAGTATTATTATTCCCGATTTGCTGGAAGCAGAGAAATCGACACTTGCATGGAAAGATGCGACAGGATTGGTATCTATGGGGGCGGTAAAATCAATCCTTGCCGATGTATATTTAACTTATGCTGGTGCAGCCATAAACGGTGGAAACCAATTTTATGCTGAATCGGCCAAACGTTCCTTAGACGTTATAGAAAAAGGTGGTTATACTTTATTTCCGGAGTATACAGATATGATTAAACCTGCAAATAAAAATACAGGGGAATTTATTTTTCAGGTACAATATGCTGCATCAGTCCCTTCAAATAATCCGCTTACACCATTAACCATTCCTAATTTTTCGAACATTTCTAAATATTCTGATGAATACGGCTCTGTTTACCCAACACCTCAATTCATTCAATCGTTCCCGGCAGGTGATAAAAGGGTTGCTGAAAGACAGTTTTTTTACAGGAGTTATCCAAATATAAAAACAGGTGCAACGGTTACTTTCAGACAAGCTTATATTTATAAATGGTTCGACACCGATGCAGTATTGAACACGGTAAAATCAGATCTTAACTTTACGATATACCGTTTGGCGGATGTAGAATTAATGTATGCGGAAGCCTCTAACAGGGCCGATGGAGGACCAAATTCCAAAGCCATTGGCTATGTAAACGCCATTAGGGCCAGGGCAAAACTTGCTCCTATAGGGTCATTGCCTCAAGCGGCATTTGAACAAGAAGTTTGGCTGCAACGAAATTTTGAGCTTTGCTTTGAAAATAAAATGTGGTTTGATATGGTCAGAACAAGGAAAGTACATAATGATGTAACAGGAAACTGGGATAATTTTGTTGGCCACAAAACTACTTTTGGGGCTACCTTTGCAGAAAAACAATTGTTATTTCCGGTACCTCAGCAGGAAATTAATGTTAATCCTAATTTACTGCCAAATAATACTGGTTTTTAA
- a CDS encoding SusC/RagA family TonB-linked outer membrane protein, translating into MMKRIIYSVIFSMLSFHAMAQLKIIGKVSDAKDNSPLPGVSIQVKGTTLATSADASGNYGIEVKGENDILIFSYTGYTTQEVKVGARKTINIQLTESSSGLNEVVVIGYGTVKKSDLTGAVVTVKGEQLMDKPVANISQALQGKVTGVEVSVNSTAPGAAAKVRIRGIGSINSNIDPLYVIDGVVGVDPNSVNPLDVASLEVLKDASSTAIYGSRGANGVIMITTKRGKKGDATISYENNMNISELSRHLPTLNSEQFVKVYNESFANGQKFDPLGAVWTPPVALNHANFPLLFDTNDKPIYDTNWEKETYKPAFSQSHQLNIQGGNEKSVYSLSLGYLDQNGLAPTSAFKRYSVKMTMDNDLKDWLKVGGNINLIRSSQRLVTDGNGSLNVPRAVTEEVPIVPVKYPDGTWAGNFDIAGLEGAPNPVHIANERYTINNNMQMLGNVYAVLHFTKDLDFKTDFGYNLSGQKNNFYSSLNLPHLSQDQGGVANINSYLNYYWQTENYLTWNKQINDKQRLTALLGVSFQRTGYERVRSETQSFIDDIFQWHYQQAGSVKSANESQDDQSSLASFYARLTYNIDEKYLFTATGRYDGSSRFGKNNKYAFFPSVGAAWRISQEDFLKDNKSISNLKIRASYGTSGNQEIGQGRSLAQIQPNTTVLNSAAQSTLLPSYIGNADLKWERSIQADGGLELGLFDDRINLTADYYNRVTKDLLLQTPIPWSAGQVNANVYKNVGSVRNSGIELSLNTVNVRNEDFEWSTTFLFTANKNKVLKLNDGNADIFPGPNFLGQNFVIRVGEPIGSFYGMTRLGTYSESESAEAAKHNLKPGDRKYIYNPDGSNYYSIIGQAYPKWTGNFSSNFKYKNWDFAFDIRVVQGVNTAANFKHSVEDRQTLSNSLATVLNAWTPTNQNTSVSQVRNYRFAQDSHFDTWWVEDGSFIRGQNFMLGYSLPAATVSKLHLSRLRVYASVQNLFLITKYTGYDPEVDTFNSGYGSNSAFSQNLDFFSNPRPRIWNLGLQVSF; encoded by the coding sequence ATGATGAAAAGAATAATTTATTCGGTCATATTTTCCATGCTGTCCTTTCATGCGATGGCGCAGCTAAAAATTATTGGCAAAGTTAGTGACGCTAAGGACAATAGTCCACTGCCGGGTGTGAGTATACAGGTAAAAGGAACTACACTTGCTACCTCTGCTGATGCCAGCGGGAATTACGGCATTGAAGTAAAAGGAGAGAATGATATTTTGATATTTTCCTATACTGGTTACACTACTCAGGAAGTTAAAGTAGGTGCCAGAAAAACAATCAATATTCAATTAACTGAATCCTCCAGTGGCCTAAATGAGGTTGTGGTAATTGGCTATGGTACTGTTAAGAAATCGGACCTTACAGGTGCCGTAGTTACAGTTAAGGGCGAGCAATTAATGGATAAGCCAGTTGCCAATATATCCCAGGCTTTACAGGGTAAAGTTACCGGTGTTGAAGTTAGCGTAAACAGTACTGCTCCAGGTGCCGCAGCAAAGGTAAGGATAAGGGGTATTGGTTCAATTAACTCAAATATAGATCCGTTGTATGTAATTGATGGGGTAGTGGGTGTAGATCCAAACTCTGTTAACCCTCTGGATGTAGCCTCGCTTGAGGTATTAAAAGATGCTTCATCAACTGCTATTTATGGATCAAGAGGTGCAAATGGTGTAATCATGATTACCACAAAGCGTGGGAAAAAGGGTGATGCTACAATCTCGTATGAAAATAACATGAACATAAGTGAGCTTTCCAGGCATTTACCTACATTAAACTCTGAACAGTTTGTTAAAGTATATAATGAGTCATTTGCAAATGGCCAGAAATTTGATCCCTTAGGTGCAGTCTGGACACCTCCTGTAGCATTAAATCATGCAAATTTTCCATTGTTATTTGATACAAATGACAAACCTATTTATGATACAAACTGGGAGAAAGAGACTTATAAACCTGCTTTCTCGCAAAGTCATCAATTAAACATTCAGGGAGGTAACGAAAAATCAGTTTACAGTTTGTCTTTGGGCTATCTGGACCAGAATGGTCTGGCGCCAACCTCAGCTTTTAAGCGTTATTCTGTTAAAATGACAATGGATAACGACCTTAAAGACTGGCTAAAAGTAGGCGGAAATATAAATCTGATCAGAAGTTCACAGCGCTTGGTAACTGATGGAAATGGAAGCTTAAACGTACCACGTGCAGTAACAGAGGAAGTTCCAATTGTTCCTGTAAAATATCCTGATGGAACATGGGCAGGGAATTTTGACATTGCTGGATTAGAAGGTGCGCCAAATCCGGTTCATATTGCTAATGAGCGGTATACTATTAATAATAACATGCAGATGTTGGGAAATGTGTATGCCGTATTACATTTTACCAAGGACCTCGATTTTAAAACTGATTTTGGATATAATTTAAGCGGGCAGAAGAATAACTTTTATTCTTCATTGAATTTACCGCATTTATCACAAGATCAGGGTGGGGTAGCTAATATTAATTCTTACTTGAACTATTACTGGCAAACTGAAAATTACTTAACCTGGAATAAGCAGATAAATGACAAGCAAAGGCTAACTGCATTACTTGGGGTATCTTTTCAGCGAACAGGTTATGAGAGAGTTAGGTCAGAAACTCAATCATTTATTGACGATATATTCCAATGGCATTATCAACAAGCCGGATCAGTTAAAAGTGCCAATGAATCTCAGGATGATCAGTCATCTTTGGCTTCTTTCTACGCACGTCTTACTTATAACATAGATGAGAAGTATTTATTTACTGCAACGGGTCGTTATGATGGGTCTTCGCGATTTGGGAAAAACAATAAATATGCATTTTTCCCCTCTGTAGGCGCTGCATGGCGTATTTCGCAAGAAGATTTTTTAAAGGATAATAAGTCAATTTCTAATTTAAAAATCAGGGCAAGTTATGGTACGTCAGGTAACCAGGAAATAGGACAAGGTCGTTCTCTTGCGCAAATTCAGCCAAATACAACTGTTTTAAATAGTGCAGCTCAATCTACATTGCTTCCAAGCTATATTGGTAACGCGGATCTAAAATGGGAAAGATCAATCCAGGCAGATGGAGGGTTGGAGTTAGGATTATTTGATGATCGTATTAATCTAACTGCCGATTATTACAATAGGGTAACCAAAGATCTTTTACTTCAAACCCCAATACCATGGTCGGCCGGACAAGTAAATGCCAATGTTTACAAAAACGTCGGTTCAGTAAGAAACTCAGGAATTGAGTTAAGCTTAAATACGGTCAATGTTAGAAATGAAGACTTTGAGTGGTCAACAACTTTTCTGTTCACAGCCAATAAGAATAAAGTGTTAAAACTGAATGATGGTAATGCTGATATCTTCCCCGGACCGAACTTTCTGGGACAAAATTTTGTAATCAGAGTAGGTGAACCTATCGGATCTTTTTATGGAATGACACGTTTAGGTACATATAGCGAATCTGAAAGTGCGGAAGCAGCAAAACATAATTTAAAGCCTGGTGATAGAAAATACATCTATAATCCGGATGGTAGTAATTATTACAGTATTATAGGTCAGGCTTATCCAAAATGGACAGGGAATTTCAGCAGTAATTTTAAGTATAAGAACTGGGATTTTGCATTTGATATCCGAGTTGTTCAAGGCGTAAATACAGCGGCTAACTTTAAACACTCTGTTGAAGACAGACAAACACTTTCTAATAGTTTGGCAACTGTTTTAAATGCATGGACACCAACAAATCAAAATACCTCTGTTTCGCAGGTTCGTAATTACAGATTTGCTCAGGATTCTCATTTTGATACCTGGTGGGTTGAAGATGGTTCATTTATACGCGGCCAAAACTTTATGTTAGGCTATAGTTTACCGGCAGCAACAGTAAGTAAATTACACCTTAGTCGTTTACGGGTTTATGCAAGTGTTCAGAACCTATTTCTCATTACAAAGTATACAGGATATGACCCTGAGGTTGACACGTTTAATTCAGGTTATGGCTCTAATTCAGCATTTTCTCAAAATTTAGATTTCTTTTCTAATCCTCGTCCGCGTATATGGAATCTTGGCTTACAGGTATCATTCTAA
- a CDS encoding LytR/AlgR family response regulator transcription factor, with protein MLKIVVVDDEPLALEILDGYLKRFNNVHPASLFTNTRSALQFLQNNQADILLLDIEMPEMTGIEFLKELQDPPLTIFTTAYRDYAFEGYEMGVIDFLLKPISFNRFKQAIEKITELLALKAHNVNIEDNPISEETDFIFVKSGVQRIKLYFDDVTHIQGLKDYAIIYTHSGKILLKGSIKAMLDIFPDNRFIRVHKSFIVSIKKITRLARNRIVLDDHQIPIGRSFKDNLPLNLPKIFGS; from the coding sequence ATGCTTAAAATTGTTGTAGTAGATGATGAGCCACTTGCGCTCGAAATATTGGATGGATATCTAAAACGCTTCAATAATGTACATCCAGCATCTCTGTTTACCAATACGCGTAGTGCATTGCAATTTTTACAAAATAACCAGGCTGATATACTATTGCTTGATATTGAAATGCCGGAAATGACTGGTATTGAGTTTTTAAAAGAATTACAAGATCCACCACTTACTATTTTTACAACTGCATACCGTGATTACGCTTTTGAGGGTTATGAAATGGGGGTGATTGATTTTTTATTGAAACCAATATCCTTTAACAGGTTTAAGCAGGCAATTGAAAAGATAACTGAGCTCCTGGCTTTAAAGGCCCATAATGTAAATATTGAGGATAATCCTATATCCGAAGAAACTGATTTTATTTTTGTTAAAAGTGGTGTACAGCGTATAAAGCTCTATTTTGATGACGTTACGCACATTCAAGGACTAAAGGATTATGCAATAATTTATACTCATTCAGGAAAAATTTTATTGAAAGGTTCAATTAAAGCTATGCTCGATATTTTTCCAGACAATCGCTTTATTAGGGTGCATAAATCCTTCATCGTGTCCATTAAGAAAATTACACGTTTAGCAAGAAACCGTATTGTATTGGATGATCATCAAATTCCTATAGGGCGAAGCTTTAAAGATAATCTGCCCTTAAACCTTCCCAAAATATTTGGAAGTTAA
- a CDS encoding sensor histidine kinase, with translation MDFLDKQIKLPFSKRTLTVKYVLIHSAYWLLITGFFIYEKRYLIYKASMPYFVACVTVRIALLIVIAYLNLHYFLPKYLLKKRYFTYSIAVVTSVIGYLIAQSLFDFYLYGYVIGPMRNSRLIESLSYNFFSTLWYLGLMLALKLSMDWYSQQLIIQKITVEKLNAEVNFLRTQVNPHFLFNILNNLYALTLKKSEQAPDVVLKLSEMMEYMLYDSTDAKVLLEKEVDYLSNYIELERLRFSAESAISLNVNINAKRHEIAPLLLLPLVENAFKHGLGRQTGDGWLNVYISLNNAILTVVIENSKPEFSISKSKGGIGLDNLRKRLDLLYPAKYDLKLEDKKEVYSARLEIEL, from the coding sequence ATGGACTTTCTGGATAAGCAGATTAAATTGCCATTTTCGAAAAGGACACTCACTGTAAAATATGTCCTGATACATAGTGCCTATTGGCTACTGATTACGGGATTCTTTATATATGAGAAAAGATATCTTATATACAAGGCCAGTATGCCTTACTTTGTAGCTTGTGTAACTGTGCGGATTGCTTTGCTAATTGTAATAGCTTATCTTAATCTCCATTATTTTTTGCCAAAATATCTGTTAAAGAAACGTTATTTTACTTATTCTATAGCAGTTGTAACATCAGTAATTGGTTATTTAATTGCCCAAAGCCTGTTCGATTTTTATCTCTATGGGTACGTTATTGGCCCCATGCGCAATAGCCGTTTAATTGAAAGTTTATCCTATAACTTTTTTAGTACGCTTTGGTATCTGGGCTTGATGCTGGCGCTTAAATTAAGTATGGACTGGTATAGCCAGCAGCTCATAATTCAGAAAATTACGGTTGAAAAGCTGAATGCCGAAGTTAATTTTCTTCGGACCCAGGTAAACCCACATTTCCTATTTAATATATTAAACAATTTGTATGCATTAACGCTTAAAAAATCGGAACAGGCGCCAGATGTGGTGCTTAAGCTATCGGAAATGATGGAGTACATGTTGTATGATAGCACTGATGCCAAGGTGCTATTAGAAAAAGAGGTTGATTATTTAAGTAATTACATTGAACTGGAACGGCTTAGATTTAGTGCTGAATCTGCAATTTCATTAAATGTTAACATAAATGCAAAGAGGCATGAAATTGCACCCTTGCTATTATTGCCTTTAGTAGAAAATGCTTTTAAACATGGACTTGGCAGGCAAACAGGAGATGGATGGCTCAATGTCTATATTTCACTAAACAATGCAATATTAACTGTTGTTATTGAGAATTCGAAACCTGAATTTTCAATTAGTAAAAGTAAAGGCGGGATAGGACTTGATAATTTAAGGAAACGTCTGGATCTGCTTTATCCGGCCAAATATGACCTGAAGCTTGAAGATAAGAAAGAAGTTTATAGTGCCAGACTGGAAATTGAGTTGTAA
- the bla gene encoding subclass B3 metallo-beta-lactamase, whose protein sequence is MPGPNFKKAALIAIILFACQFANAQAVSTPENTPSEWSAPYQPFRIAGNLYYVGTYDLACYLITTSEGNILINTGLAASADRINKNIETLGFKPTDTRILLTTQAHFDHMAGMAAIQRLTGAKMMVNRGDSSVVADGGKSDYALLSTFEPVKIDRVLNNRDTIKLGAARLVMLNHPGHTKGSCSFLFDVRDKQRSYRVLIANMPTIVTEKKFSEVPTYKQIASDYAYTLREMKKLSFDIWLASHASQFNLHKKHKPGDKYNPSVFIDKAGYDAALKDLQRQFSNKIKKN, encoded by the coding sequence ATGCCCGGACCTAATTTTAAGAAAGCTGCATTAATAGCCATTATATTATTTGCCTGTCAATTTGCAAATGCCCAAGCTGTATCAACTCCTGAAAACACGCCTTCAGAGTGGTCAGCTCCTTACCAACCATTTCGAATAGCAGGTAATCTGTATTACGTAGGCACTTATGATCTCGCATGTTATCTGATCACAACATCAGAAGGAAATATACTTATCAATACAGGCCTTGCTGCCTCGGCTGATAGGATAAATAAAAATATTGAGACTTTAGGTTTTAAGCCCACCGATACGCGCATATTATTAACAACGCAGGCACATTTTGACCATATGGCCGGAATGGCAGCAATTCAACGTCTCACTGGCGCAAAAATGATGGTTAACAGAGGAGACTCATCAGTAGTAGCAGATGGAGGAAAGTCTGATTATGCCCTCTTATCTACTTTTGAACCTGTTAAAATTGACCGGGTTCTAAATAACAGAGATACTATTAAATTAGGAGCTGCGCGTTTGGTTATGCTCAATCATCCAGGTCATACTAAAGGTTCCTGCAGTTTTCTGTTTGATGTTAGGGATAAGCAAAGATCTTATCGTGTTCTAATAGCAAATATGCCTACAATTGTTACAGAAAAGAAGTTTTCAGAGGTACCCACATACAAGCAAATTGCGAGTGACTATGCCTATACGCTACGTGAAATGAAGAAATTGTCATTTGATATATGGCTTGCCTCTCATGCCAGCCAATTCAACCTTCATAAAAAACATAAACCAGGCGACAAGTATAATCCTTCTGTTTTTATCGACAAGGCTGGATATGACGCTGCACTAAAAGACTTACAACGTCAGTTTTCTAACAAAATCAAGAAGAACTAG
- a CDS encoding PQQ-dependent sugar dehydrogenase: protein MMKSKRLSLMIVFALLSAITEVKSQASLSPVKVNLQLVSDQLLYPTAFAAPNDESGSLFICEQKGKIRIIKNGKLLAKPFLDFTDEVLMMNSSDEMGLLGLAFHPKYAKNGKFYVYFSKRIPKTPGIDHQSVIREYKVSAGNGDLADKTKSRDVLVINEPESNHNGGDLKFGPDGFLYISIGDGGAYNDRHGTYGNGQNLNTLLGKILRIDVNSTPYAIPKDNPFIKVENAKPEIYAYGFRNPWRISFDRVDGRLFAGDVGQNNWEEVDIVTKGGNFGWRVREGTHVKFPNDPDPKNWINPITDYGRSEGISVTGGFLYRGKQLPELSGKYIFGDLMGTVWTLTDVNQELWKREKLSISREPGYLQIYSFGEDQYGEVYMLVNLIEEEKGAIYKIVPGK from the coding sequence ATGATGAAATCAAAGAGACTCTCCTTAATGATTGTATTTGCACTGTTAAGTGCGATTACAGAAGTTAAATCACAAGCTAGTTTGTCACCTGTAAAGGTTAATCTTCAACTCGTTTCTGATCAGCTATTATATCCCACAGCCTTTGCAGCACCAAACGATGAGTCTGGTAGCTTATTTATCTGTGAACAAAAAGGTAAGATAAGGATAATCAAAAATGGTAAACTGCTTGCAAAGCCTTTTTTGGATTTTACAGACGAAGTATTGATGATGAATAGTAGTGATGAAATGGGATTGCTTGGGCTGGCCTTTCATCCTAAATATGCTAAAAATGGTAAGTTCTATGTGTATTTTAGTAAGCGTATTCCTAAAACACCTGGCATAGATCACCAAAGTGTTATTCGCGAATATAAGGTGTCAGCAGGAAATGGTGATCTTGCTGATAAAACCAAGTCCAGGGATGTTCTGGTTATTAATGAACCAGAATCTAATCATAATGGTGGTGACCTAAAGTTTGGTCCAGATGGTTTTCTGTATATAAGCATAGGGGATGGGGGTGCTTATAATGACAGACATGGTACCTATGGCAATGGGCAAAATTTAAACACATTGCTCGGTAAAATACTGAGGATAGATGTGAACTCAACTCCTTATGCTATTCCGAAAGACAATCCATTTATAAAAGTGGAAAATGCAAAACCTGAAATTTATGCTTACGGTTTCAGAAACCCATGGCGGATTAGCTTTGATAGGGTCGACGGAAGGTTGTTTGCAGGAGATGTAGGGCAGAATAATTGGGAGGAAGTTGATATTGTGACCAAAGGTGGCAATTTTGGCTGGCGTGTAAGAGAGGGTACACATGTGAAATTTCCTAATGATCCTGATCCAAAGAACTGGATAAATCCTATTACAGATTATGGTCGTAGTGAAGGTATTAGTGTTACAGGTGGCTTTCTTTACCGCGGCAAGCAGCTTCCTGAACTTTCAGGTAAATACATATTTGGAGATTTGATGGGAACTGTGTGGACTTTAACCGACGTTAACCAGGAGCTATGGAAAAGAGAGAAACTTTCTATTTCCAGGGAACCTGGATATTTGCAGATATACAGTTTTGGTGAAGATCAGTACGGCGAGGTTTACATGCTTGTTAACTTGATTGAAGAAGAAAAGGGTGCAATTTATAAGATTGTGCCGGGTAAATAG